The sequence below is a genomic window from Scatophagus argus isolate fScaArg1 chromosome 8, fScaArg1.pri, whole genome shotgun sequence.
tttctctctttttttgtcatccTCATATCTGTCACACAGTGAACTGAAAAACTCAAGTGAATTTGTAATTGTTACTGAAGGAAGGAACATCTATATTGTTTACAAGAATTAAAAGATTTATTACTGACCAAAGTATTTGACTTGCTTGCTCATTATGGCTGTTAAACTCAGTGCAGTCATCACACGGAGATTATGCAGCAGCTGTTTACATGCTTTTGCATACTGATTTGTGAATTCTCCTCCAACCATAGGGATGTATTTATCACATTCTCACATGCATGGAAATGATCACCGAGGCTTTGTCATCACCAACGTCTCATAAACTACTAAAGGAAGAGTCAAATCACATTAAAGTTCACATCAGCAAACAATAACTACAACAATGAAacaatgtctttcttttctttgcttcctgGGATGTCTTCTACAAGCCCTGGCTCCATACACTGTCCCAGCATCACAGTTTCAGCTGGAAGGAGATTATATAATCGGTGGACTTTTTGATATTCATCAAGTcagtgaaactgtttttcatgACAGGCCAGAAGCCATCGAGTGCTCCAGGTAAGTCTTAAGATAAATCTTGGTTGATATCTTATGAAGTTaagaacattaaaataatacagtacTTTAAATAGTATTTAAATCAACCCAATTAATTGCTACACAAGCAACATTAAGTGTAATCTGACTATTTGTTCATTAAATTCACCTTGCATAACATGTTTCTCTACAGGAGTTCCTAAAATGATAGTGCTATTTCAATCTTATTAATGCATAAAGCACTGAACCAACACTTGCAATGAAGAGGATTTGAAACTACACTTCAAATTCTTAAAGTTAATAATCTCTCTTGTTGTCATTCTCGGTCCTCAGTCAATCCTTCATGCTGTCAAATTATCGGAGGTTTCAGTTGATGAGATTCTCTGTAGAGGAAATCAATAACTCTACCAATCTACTGCCAAATGTGTCTCTTGGCTATGAAATTTTTGACCACTGCTCAGATACACGGGGTTTTCCTGGAATTTTAAACCTCATCTCAGTCAATCATTTGATCCAGCCTTGGAGTGAACCAGACAAAAAACTGTCCAAAGTGAAAGCAGTAGTCGGTCCTTTTACAACTACTAGCACCCTGACTGTAGCTCCATTATTCATGGTGGATCTCATTCCGatggtacatttttttttcagtcttattttatcattttatgtcATTAGCATTTCTTTGatttgaaacagtttttattatttatcgACAGTGAATTTATCTCTGATTATTTTAACAGGTCAGTTATGGGGCTTCTAGCTCtgtcttttcaaaaaaaacaacattcccCTCTTTCCTACGAACAGTAAACCCGAATAAAAACAGCGTAGAAGTGATTGTTAAGATCTTGCAGCACTTCAACTGGCGCTGGGTCGCTTTCCTTAACAGTGATAATGATTTTGGCACTGACGGACAGGAATTGTTCATAAAGAGGATTAAGGATACTGACATCTGCCTGGCATATACCAAAGGTCTTGATGATGATACAAATTACCCTCAAATGTTCAAACAGATCGAGGCACAGAGGATAAGTATCAttattgtttttgctgctgaaaaGATTGTTGAAGCTCTCATTGACTCAGCAATGCAACTGCATATCACAAACAAAGTGTGGATAGCAGGAGAATCATGGTCCTTAAACAAGAGGCTTCCCAAGgagaaaggaataaaaaataTTGGAACCGTACTTGGGGTGTCTCAACCCGGAGTGACAATACCTGGTTACAGTGATTTCATTTATTCTACCGAAAGCCAGAGTCATGATGAAAATGCAGAACAACAGAAGTTTTGTGACCAGATTTGCAACTGCAGTAACCTGAGTGCAGAAGATGTCATTGCTGCAGACCCAACTTACGCATTTCCAGTTTATTCTGCTGTGTATGCTATCGCACATGCCTTACACAATGCCTTAAAATGTGGAACTGGCAGCTGTAACAGCAACATTACAGTGTACCCACATGTGGTAAGTACTTAAATAATGTAACAAAGCCCTGACAAATCCTGACAAAATGACAATTTTCAGCCTTCAGCACTaagggatttttttgtttgtttttgtttttgaaatttgtgTACCCACATCAGGTTCTAGCAGAGCTGAAGAAGTCCAACTTTACACTTTTAAACCAGAGTATTCAGTTTGATGAAAATGGTGACCCCAAGTTTGGATCCTATTCTATAGTTTTCTGGAACCACAGTGGTGATGCAGAGGACATTGgcttttatcattttcatccatcaatcagtttcttcatcaacaacagcaaaattaAGTGGCATATGAAAGGAGATGTAAGTTGTTTTTCCCTGCTAAATTATGTATAGTATAATACAGTATATGAAGAGATCtgtgactatgtgtgtgtgagttgtaCATATGCCCAAAGATATGCATGTTTGTTTAGTAATGAACTGTGACAGGGTTAAATTGCAATAGCAGGAAGCCAATGGTGCTTGTTAATAGTGTAGTGAGCAGGGGCATCCAAATATAATACTCAATGTCTAATAATATAGTTACATTCTAAAAGATGTCTTCCGAGTTTTTAAATTCTATGCAGGCCTGCTTATTGAcacttctctgtcttttttctccaCCCTGCACAGTATTCCTTTTGGCTTTATTGATAATTGATTTGTTGGTAAATAATTGTTTTGTACAGGTGCCTACTTCAGTGTGTTCCCCAGAGTGTCCTGTAGGACatgcaaaaaagcaaaatggaaTCCACAAATGCTGCTTCAATTGCGAAATCTGTCCAAATGGAACGTATGTCAACAGCACAGGTAAACTATTACAAGAAAATGAGTAACAGCCATTTCATGTTTACTGGGCACAGCTACAAAACTAAATTCAATTCAACttagtttatttacatagcgcCAATTCAAAGTTATCTCATGGCAATGATCAATTAGAGCAGGtgtagaccaaactctttgattaAATTTTGGCCCGGCTCcaggtgggcagccatctgccttgtCTGGTTGGGGGCaggggtgagagaaggagcacgcAAACAGGGATGCTCACTTTCACTTTGCAATTTTGTCTGCCAACAGGTAGAAAATCTAGAAAGCCGGttagaaaatgaaagctgacCTGCGATCCAGTCAGACTGGTAGCCTGGCACCCTatctgtctgctttcatgtctatattacagactaaatgaataaataaactcaagattttgtcctctgttttttattaaaattaaaaacttacCTTAAGAGAACATATACTATCAAGGACTAAAACACTGCTGTCTCAGCGATATGATATTTTCtcaaaattttaactttaattaagTTAAAATTACTAACTTGCCGATCTCTCACGTAAAACAGAAGATCCCTACAAGTGCATCAACTGTAAGGAAACAGAGTGGTCTGCAGTAGGAAGTACATCATGTAAACTACGGGTGGTGGAGTACATCCCATTCACAGACAGCGGAGCTATACTGATCATGGTTGGGGCCTGGGCTTTGGTGGGACTCACACTAATCACGTCTGTTCTCTTTGCCATCAACTACAACACACCTGTTGTCAGATCTGCTGGGGGACCAATGTGCTTCCTAATTTTAGGCTGCCTCAGTCTGAGTAGTCTGAGTGTGTTCTTTTACTTTGACAAGCCAACAGTTTCCTTTTGTATCTTAAGGTTCttgccatttgttttgttctacaccgtgtgtgtcacatgttttgttgttcgctcttttcaaattgtttgcattttcaaaatagCTGCCAAGTTCCCCGGGCTCCACAGTTGGTGGTTGAAATATCACGGCCAGTGGCTGGTCATCACTGTTGCATTTGTTACTCAGGCACTTTTACTTGTTATTGGTTATTCTTATGACCCTCCCAAGCCCTACAACGGAACAGTTTGGTACCCAGACAAAATCATACTTGGTTGTGACATTAATCTTAAAGCAACCTCTACTTCTGTGGTTTttcttgtgtctttgtgtacCCTTTGCTTCATTTTCTCCTACATGGGAAAAGACCTCCCAAAAAATTACAATGAGGCCAAAACAATCACCTTCTGTCTGCTCCTGCTGATCCTCACCTGGATCATGTTTGCCACTGTATATGCACTTTACCATGGAAAGCACATCCAAACTCTTAACGCCCTGGCAATACTCTGCAGTCTCTACTCCTTTCTGTTGTGGTATTTCCTCCCAAAATGTTACATCATCATTTTTCAAccccacaaaaacacaaagcagtacTTCCAAGGTCTCATTCAGAATTATACCAAAACAATTGGCCAGTAGCTGCCACCAGTAGATATTTGTCTCTACAGAGAGAATGGTGCGGTGCCTTGGAACTCTTGAAAATTTTCAGTACACTgctaattgtttttgttttgttttttaaataaatagtCCTGAACATTTATCTTGTTGACTTACAAAGAATGTGTTGACAATGACAAAATCTTTAACTTAGccacaaacaactgaaaaaaagaattgtaaaaaaaataaataaataaaattactgtttCAGAGATAGTTGGTAGGTCCTTATGATTAATCCAGTAGCCTTTTCAATAGCCTGTATATTGCTGAAATCTGTACTCAGTAAGTGACATTAATCAAGAAGAGACATTAATCAAGATGAAATAAGTCATATTTGATGATACTGCCTAACTGTTTGGGTATCATTACAAAGTAGACAGGCTGTATTATAGATATAGTTATGTTGCTATAGGAGGAATATGAACTCTAATGGTTTCCCTCCACATTGTTTAGACAGTTTTAACAAACTAAATGAAGATGAAACAACCATTTTATGTCTCCTCATGCTATACCTTTCACTGACGTCAATGCTAAAATAAATTCTGTGTCAAGCAGAACAATTctttgcacatgcacatgttcaGTAGTTATGTAACAGTGAGACTGatgcaataaaaacataaatggaatgtgtttttatctgttcaaTTGGTTTTTGAGATTGCTGTTACACCACTATCACCACATGAGGGCACCACTTCGTATTGATGCTTTCTACGGGCTGGACtacacttccacacacacacttgtatgaCTTAATTTTCCTCTGTCAGTATCCACCAAAGTTAAAGCCTAATAATGAACATATAGTTTTATTTTCACCTCTTTACCTTTAAGCCATACTCTCTGTGAGGGCATTGctttgacaaagaaaatgtttaaaatacatcaaattGGATGATGTAAATTAAACGCTGAAGAGAAATCAGTTCTAACACCACTCAGTGAAGAACTGCTGTATTGAGGTTCAAGTTAGTGTGGTGGTGAGGTACCCTTAAGGACAGATTAAATCTCCATTTGTGGAAGCCTGAAGTGATGATGAACCTCCTTTGCTAAGTGCAGTTATCCGAGTTTATTACCTGTCATTTCACTGTTGGAACAGATTTCTTCTGACTCTTCTCAGTAAATTACAAATGATGTCCGACATAACAAGCTACCAGGTAACTATACCACCTGTCACAGATATCATTGGTATAAGCCACAGGAGCAGTAATGCTAAATAtagtaaagtgaaaacatgtgAAATACATCTCTAGAGCATCAAATACCTCTGCAATCAGTGAAACCTGCTCACCCACGACTGTTTGGCCTCCCACAAGGACAACATCATCCTGAAGTGGAGGCGAGGCggcctacaggagggaggtggccACTCTAGTGACATGTTGTGAGGACAACaacctcaccctcaacacagaTAAGACCAAGGAGATCATAGTGGacatgaggaaggagaggagccCTCATCAGCCACTGCTTATCCAGGGACTGAAAGTGGAAAGGGTGAGCAGCTTTAAATATCTGGAGGTCCACATCAGCGAGAACCTCACCTGGACTCTCAACACCACACGGCTTATGAAGAAAGCTCAGCAGGCTGTACTTCCTGAGAGGGCTGAGGAAGTTTGGCATGTCAACAAAAATCCTCAGCAACTTCTACAGCTGCATTGTTGAGTctatcctgaccagctgcatcaccCTGTGGTACAGCAGATCTACAGTCACGGACGGCAAACGCCTGCAGAGAGTGGTGAAGACTATGTCTTCTACCAGCGCAGAGTCCGCAGGAGAGCTGCCTCCATCATCAAGGAGCGCACCCACTCCCAGCAAGGTCTGCTCACTCTCCTCCCCTCGGGCCGGGGGTACAGGAGACCACCAGACTCAGGAACTATTTCCTTCCCTCTGCCATCAGACTCCTCAACAACTGACAGGAGTCTGTAACAATGGACTGTACGCTTGCACACACTGACTGTTTACATCCAGTAACACAGCAACTGCAATATTGTCTACTGTTCATGCACCTTAATATTCAATAACTGCACATGTACCATGCTATTCACCTCCTGACAGTTTTTGCACAAGCATGCATTCCCTGCTGAATTTTGCACAACAGCTGATgtagcacacatgcacatttaccTTACTTActaatagtttatttttttaggttTACTTTTGCATGCTCTTTTCAAATTgcctattttgttaaattattctattttttaatataCCTTAAACTTCTATGGCATTCAGTGTGGATGGCAAAGTAataatttcattgtacagggaaGCCCGTTTccttactgtgcatatgacaaaaaagttttgaatgctgaactgaaattgtcatttattttgtgttcatCTGAGTGACCTTAAAGATAGTGACCCCCTTTACTGATTCCAATAGGAAAATGTTTTACCTCAAATAAGTGTCAGGGGCTTCCTGTCACATTgacataaaattcatttttcaaatttttttgttatattatattatgtcGACCTTGCCACATTTTCCTCGCTTTAATTCGTGTATCTAATGAGATGAAGTTAACGCTGGCTGACAGCAGGCCACGGAGGCAAAATGAAAGCGTCATAAACGCTGACCTAAGTCGAccattttctgtctccatttgaaagtgaaagtttcACGCCGTGACGCTCAGTTGGGCTGGTGTGCCCCACAAAGTGAAACGGAAAGAGCCTTACCGCAGGGGGTATGTGACAATTCCAGAGGGTAAATTGCCATTTTGTTGTGGCTATTCAGTTTCCTGGCAGGGAGAAGGGGAGGATGGACCGTGAAACTAGGAACGAATTGGTAAATAGTGCCACTTAGCATGGCATATGGCACGTTTGGAGAGCTGAACGCTGACACCAACAAATTGACAATTTCATACCAATTTCAGTGTTACATTCGCCACACACGTTGTCACGCAGGATTTTGGTGTATCCACTTGTGTGAAGCCCGCAATGGCgtaattaaaacaacataagCTATTTAAAGTTACGTGATGATAGATAGTTCAGACTTTATAAGACTCAAAACATGCGAAATAATAGTATCTGCTCATATATTGTTGAGACTTACAACActgtaattttgtgttttataacgGCCAACGTATCTTAAATAAAAcgaatagttttattttttgagaaTTTGTTATTCTGTTCAAGTCGAGGGAGGCAGCATTTCTGTTGAGGGGACACATATTTCTGTTTAACAAAATATGGAGCGAGGAAAATCGGAGGAACGCCCCATGGCTTTTCACTTGTACCTTTCAATTTTCCACTTTGGTCAGATAAAGAGAAAACCCTGGGAAATCTTGCCCGGCAACTGGTCCTCCTTTTGGGtccaaagcaaaaacaaaacgcACTTTAAGTGGAGGCCATTTGCGTTTGGTTGCCATACGGGATTCGCCTTAAAAATGGGCTTCTTTTCAATCAGTAAAATGGGCTAACAGGTCCTTCGCCGGTCAGAGAAGATGATGTTGACAGATCTGGCCTCCTATCGCTACAATTCAAATAGCCTCTATTGCTCCCATCTCCACATTTAATGATCAGTAATTGTGAAACATAATTTTTAGGCCCAATTTATTTGAAACACTACTAAAGCACTGGCCCTCCCTTTGAGAAAACATCTGTGTAATTATTAACAGAGAGAACGGATAATGATCAGATAAATTCATGTTTAAGTGGGCCTGAGTATCTTTGCATATACTCACTGTCAATACAGTCGGACTTCTTTCAGCAATGACAATCAGATGGAGTTAATTTTTAGTCCAGTGCTTTTGTTCAAAGCTAAAGGTGGGTTTTATCTACAGAGGCTGGCGTTGTGCGTAGGGATGGATCTCACCACAACAGAGCGATATCTGTATAGTTCATAGTCATAAATCCACCAAACcgaaaataaaatacatttgacaaTATAACTTTTCCAGAACACGTAAACGCTGATATTGCAACCAAGCAATTTAGGAAGAACGGCGTCCGTCCATCCATCTGGAGCCACAGTCAGCACTGAGGTAATGTGGCAATATGGGGAAAAGACTAGATAGTTTCCTCTTAGGTTGATATGCTCTTAATCTCATATCAAACGTTTCATTTCCACGTTGATCATATGTCTGGTAGActgtctgttgttttacttACTGCTAAAGAGTACTTGGTTATTCTCATTCAAATCTTGCTCGAGTGGTTCAGAGTAAATGGCAGATGTTTTGCAATTCAAGGCGCATCAATACCCATGCGCTTTAGTGTTTAACAATGGCGCTCCCCTTTTGTTAGGCACTTGTGTCTTTCAGTTCAGAGCTCGACAAAGGCTTCATCCTCCAGCGAGTTATAAAGTTACTTTCCAGTCAGTTCATTTCGACCCTTGAGAAAACCCTAAGCGATGTTAATGTGCACCTCTAGTCTTTTCATGCGGTAACCCCGGCACACACAGGCCAACAGCGGCCTTTGTGTCCTCTAACCAAAGTAAGAAGGCTTTAAATAACCCGAGGACCAGTCTATAGAAATTCATGATGCGATTTCTTTTTGATGTTTGATCAGAGCTTCGTCAACAGGTCCGTCGCGTGGCTTTTCAGAAAATCCTGTCtatatttctaatatttttcCAGTGCGCATCTGTCCATGTACCTGCTCTTTTTGTTACTGTGACCTTGTTACTCACAATGAGCGTTTTGGTCACACCAGTGCTGCCTCAGGTCCGTCTGAATGGAAGGCGGTACATCGATTTGCTCCGCTCACGGTGTGCCAAATTATGGCACTGCGTTTGCATATTTGAAGCGCGTTCTGCTACGGCCTGCAGACATGGTATAAACTCCTTACAACACTTGTCAATTTAAAATATGCTTTGCAAAATGAGACCTGCAGCCTACAACTCATACATATTTCTTATTTGATATTTAGATGGATGCCTTCAGAATGCATAATATTTTATAGCCAGTGATTACAGTGAGGGGAATTTGCATGGTCTTGAAGAATAGTTTTCTTCAGAAGTATCCTAAATTGAAGATGTAGGTAACCTCTGTATTTATACTTGTATTATACCATTTGGGTGTAGACCATTGGCTTGCAAATGAATCTGTTTCCCTCTAAAGAGAAAATAGTTTATTGCAGTAATTGCATAATTGCTTCACTAATTGTTGTTAACAAGTTCCCCAATAGTCCAATTATTACAACAGCATTGTCAGGTCTCCGCCGGCAGGCATCCATGACAAAGGTCCGATAGGGTTAATGAATGACCTGGGgctgaaaagtgaaagtggagCGAGAGCCCGAGCCCTTTTATAAACATACATTTAACTTGTTCTTTAATGGCACTTGTATTATCATGTTCACTTGGGACACAAGTTTCTCGTTGCGCCATTCTTATGGATAGATGATGACATAACAACTTCTGTGAGAAGTGAGGTGGCTTTGGAGGGAAACAATTTTAAAGCGTGGCTGCATTTCGTCAGACCAGAAAGAGACACCAACCCCtcctttcattttgaaaatctcCGTTGCCGTTTTTGACCTCAGAGAGCAAACACTAATTGGAATTATAGCGAATAATCAACGGTGAAATCTCTACTCTGTGGCACAGAATAACAAGACAGGCGACTGTTGTGATGCCACGACTCCATGCTGGAATCAGCCTTCCACGGTCTTGTGTTAAAACCAAGCGTGAAAAGGCAGATAATGTGGCGTCCATAGAGGACAAAAGACACCAGAAAGCTCACTTACACCACAGCACATCGGCCAAATTTCATACCAATTAAATTCTTCAGTATATAGCACCACAATTGTGCACGGCAGGTTTTCGGTACATTTTACGCAATTAGTGTTTTCTGACAAAAGCCTGCCATGTCTGGGCTTCaattgtagttgttgttgttgtagtgttGAATTATCATAGCCTCGAAGTGAAACTGTGCTCGGGGCTaatcaatatttaatattaGAAAAACATATGAATGTTAGAACAATCATCTACCATTTAATAAAGAGAATTATCAATTTGAGCTACAGTTGTTACGTTGGTTTACTTTGTTGAGGGGATCTTTTGATGCCCACACGTTTGCGGTCACAAAGTAGACGAAAAGAAAAGACCATGCACCGGCCTCTAATGCGCGCTCGCCCAGGCCGAGTCCAAATGCGCCTCCTTTACGCAGAGCCTCGATCATTTTCACACACGCTTTGAGGACCGGCTCAAACAAGAAGACTTGGACAATTTAAGAAAACGTTTCTCGGCGTTGTTGTGTGTCTTCCAAAACGCGTAATTTAAAGCAACTTTCATTCTCCACTTCTAAATAACACATATGTGGAGTTAAGTGTCTACAGCTTTAATTGACCTCCATTCAGTATTTTCAGaaggtctgtgtgtgagcacaaGATGCGCCGCGGACTGCCTATAGTCAATACATTGTTTCAGTTGGTATGACTTTCCCAAGCCTTCACTCCTTTGAGGAAGCAGTGTGGAAAATCGGGAGGCGAGGGACCAAGGACAAGGGGCGGCCCGCGATTCTCCTCGGTGCCTCACCGCGCCTGGTATGAAGACAAAAAACTGGGGACGCACAATAGTCAAAGAATCCCaaagttttaacagtttttcaAAATCTCCTTTGGTTTTCGTGCTTTACACGTTTGGTGTTTGATGTGTATAAACATAAGCGTAGCTGCACCCTTTGCCTAAAGAGTGTAGGTTAGCCGATGAGTTGACATTTTGCAGGTGTGACACTTTTACCACAAGTGGCCACCAGAAAATCGAAATGTTGTGGGGACACGTAGGGAATTATCACGGTGCTGCCTTCGCCCTGGTGGCGTGAAACTCACATATAAAAGATTGAATACAGGAGTCAATAGTGCCCACACCATGCTTACCAAGCAGAACCATTATGATTACACATTCTGTTTATGATTTTTACGcttctttttccagttttttgcCCCACACGTTGTTTATTGGGTACCCTATAGGTCCTATCTATTAGGCACTAGGCCAAATACTGTagtctgtgtatgttttgtgctttaaaatctGAAGCaatacagatagatagatagataccaAAGGGAAAACTACATTTTTGTGCATGCAAACTGTGATGTCAGTCTGCAGGGGTTACAAGTTACAGGTTGTGTTtagctggaaaaaaataaacaactgaagaaattcagaaaaaaaaaccttccagGTAATGAAGGTTAcacattacaaaacatttag
It includes:
- the LOC124063789 gene encoding taste receptor type 1 member 1-like, whose protein sequence is MKQCLSFLCFLGCLLQALAPYTVPASQFQLEGDYIIGGLFDIHQVSETVFHDRPEAIECSSQSFMLSNYRRFQLMRFSVEEINNSTNLLPNVSLGYEIFDHCSDTRGFPGILNLISVNHLIQPWSEPDKKLSKVKAVVGPFTTTSTLTVAPLFMVDLIPMVSYGASSSVFSKKTTFPSFLRTVNPNKNSVEVIVKILQHFNWRWVAFLNSDNDFGTDGQELFIKRIKDTDICLAYTKGLDDDTNYPQMFKQIEAQRISIIIVFAAEKIVEALIDSAMQLHITNKVWIAGESWSLNKRLPKEKGIKNIGTVLGVSQPGVTIPGYSDFIYSTESQSHDENAEQQKFCDQICNCSNLSAEDVIAADPTYAFPVYSAVYAIAHALHNALKCGTGSCNSNITVYPHVVLAELKKSNFTLLNQSIQFDENGDPKFGSYSIVFWNHSGDAEDIGFYHFHPSISFFINNSKIKWHMKGDVPTSVCSPECPVGHAKKQNGIHKCCFNCEICPNGTYVNSTEDPYKCINCKETEWSAVGSTSCKLRVVEYIPFTDSGAILIMVGAWALVGLTLITSVLFAINYNTPVVRSAGGPMCFLILGCLSLSSLSVFFYFDKPTVSFCILRFLPFVLFYTVCVTCFVVRSFQIVCIFKIAAKFPGLHSWWLKYHGQWLVITVAFVTQALLLVIGYSYDPPKPYNGTVWYPDKIILGCDINLKATSTSVVFLVSLCTLCFIFSYMGKDLPKNYNEAKTITFCLLLLILTWIMFATVYALYHGKHIQTLNALAILCSLYSFLLWYFLPKCYIIIFQPHKNTKQYFQGLIQNYTKTIGQ